The proteins below come from a single Nitrospirae bacterium YQR-1 genomic window:
- a CDS encoding sigma-54 dependent transcriptional regulator, translated as MDVQNPNILIVDDDKEYALGLKKQLGDIGAIDVVHTKNEFGKKFRPHKYDLILLDLRLKEEKEGLDLLDYIMEEDSTTAVIVMSGYGDIATAVTALKKGARTFIEKRISPNELKLTIQHTIREALTERKIKNLESKIGKEELIGEDPQIHQIRKTIDLVAQDGETTVLIRGETGTGKELVARAIHKSGIRKDGPFISVALTDMNTETIISEIFGHEKGAFTGATDKHLGYFEQAHKGMLFIDEIGELPLDLQVKLLRVMDNKKFRRMGGTKEIEVDVQVITATNQPLEELIKEQKFRKDFYYRLNVFEIVLPPLRQRPNDITLLANYFLHLLYGKGRTTANSFSETAVNLMLNHKWLGNVRELKAVVESAAIRCKLEAAKQITIRHLSQFLINYENSVGQESNDDVIRVSAEKEIELIERALKKSVWKKTLASELLYNDRFKLTRRVKKFLQDYPDILDRFPEVKKMFLKNNTLI; from the coding sequence GACCGCATAAGTATGATTTAATCTTGCTTGACCTACGTTTGAAAGAGGAAAAAGAAGGGCTCGATCTGTTGGATTATATAATGGAAGAGGATAGCACAACGGCTGTAATAGTAATGTCAGGGTATGGTGATATCGCAACGGCGGTGACAGCATTAAAAAAGGGAGCCAGGACATTTATAGAAAAAAGAATATCACCCAACGAATTAAAATTAACAATTCAACACACCATAAGAGAAGCCTTGACAGAGAGAAAAATTAAGAATTTAGAATCTAAAATTGGAAAAGAAGAGTTAATAGGTGAGGACCCCCAAATACATCAAATAAGAAAAACAATAGACCTTGTTGCTCAGGATGGGGAAACCACGGTTTTGATAAGAGGTGAAACCGGCACAGGCAAGGAACTTGTAGCACGGGCGATACATAAATCAGGGATAAGAAAAGACGGACCGTTTATAAGCGTGGCCCTTACGGATATGAACACAGAGACCATCATATCAGAAATATTCGGCCACGAAAAGGGAGCTTTTACCGGAGCCACCGACAAACACCTGGGATATTTTGAGCAGGCCCACAAAGGCATGTTGTTTATAGATGAAATAGGGGAACTTCCTTTAGATTTGCAGGTGAAACTGCTCAGGGTAATGGATAATAAAAAGTTCAGAAGAATGGGAGGCACAAAAGAAATTGAGGTAGATGTACAAGTCATAACCGCAACAAATCAACCATTAGAGGAATTGATAAAAGAGCAAAAATTCAGGAAGGATTTCTATTACAGGCTAAATGTATTTGAGATAGTTTTACCTCCGTTGCGTCAAAGGCCTAACGATATTACATTGTTAGCTAACTATTTCTTACACCTGCTTTATGGCAAGGGTAGAACAACTGCAAATAGTTTTTCTGAAACAGCCGTTAACTTAATGTTAAATCATAAATGGTTAGGTAATGTGAGAGAATTAAAGGCTGTTGTTGAGAGTGCTGCTATAAGATGTAAACTTGAGGCTGCTAAGCAGATAACTATAAGGCACTTATCTCAATTTTTAATAAATTATGAAAACAGTGTAGGTCAAGAGAGTAATGATGACGTTATCAGGGTCTCAGCCGAAAAGGAAATAGAATTAATCGAAAGAGCATTAAAAAAATCTGTATGGAAAAAAACATTGGCATCAGAATTGCTTTATAATGATAGATTTAAATTGACCAGGAGAGTAAAGAAGTTTTTGCAGGATTATCCTGATATTCTTGACAGATTTCCAGAGGTGAAAAAGATGTTTTTAAAAAATAATACTCTGATTTAG